A genomic segment from Cyprinus carpio isolate SPL01 chromosome A22, ASM1834038v1, whole genome shotgun sequence encodes:
- the LOC109083308 gene encoding granzyme A-like: MMTIISLLLLVSLLPHLTFTAHVNVGIVNGKEAKPHSRPYMVSIQLNKKHVCGGFLISDEFVLTAAHCWNGYKALTVVVGAHDLRKSKNSDRIGVKSYIPHPSYMANFSWNDIMLLRLWEKVNINNYVEWISLPKKGDHVEANTLCSVAGWGRLKTEGPESDRLMEANVYIMNKSECHERWREKFLESQMMCTRGHGGSCLFDSGGPLVCGHTAIGVTAFGYKLLCNSPEKPNVYIKISPYVPWINGIIRNVK, encoded by the exons ATGATGACCATCATCTCTCTGCTCCTGCTGGTCTCTCTGCTGCCACACCTGACCTTCACTG ctcatgTGAATGTGGGTATAGTGAATGGCAAAGAAGCAAAACCCCACTCCAGACCTTACATGGTTTCTATTCAATTGAATAAGAAACATGTCTGTGGTGGATTCCTCATTTCTGATGAGTTTGTGTTGACTGCTGCACATTGCTGGAACGG ATATAAGGCTCTGACGGTTGTGGTTGGTGCTCATGACTTAAGGAAAAGTAAGAATTCAGATCGTATTGGAGTGAAGTCCTACATCCCACATCCAAGCTATATGGCTAATTTTTCTTGGAATGACATCATGCTTTTGAGG TTATGGGAAAAAGTCAATATAAACAACTATGTTGAATGGATTTCATTACCAAAGAAAGGAGACCATGTTGAGGCAAACACTCTCTGTAGTGTTGCGGGTTGGGGAAGACTGAAGACTGAAGGCCCAGAGAGTGATCGTCTAATGGAGGCAAACgtgtatataatgaataaaagtgAATGTCACGAGAGGTGGAGAGAGAAGTTCTTAGAATCACAGATGATGTGCACGCGTGGCCATGGTGGATCCTGCCTT TTTGATTCTGGGGGTCCTTTGGTTTGTGGACACACTGCAATTGGTGTCACAGCTTTTGGATATAAATTACTCTGCAATTCACCTGAGAAACCTAATGTGTATATTAAGATTTCACCATATGTTCCATGGATTAATGGCATAATTAGAAATGTGAAGTAA